A region of Anaeromusa acidaminophila DSM 3853 DNA encodes the following proteins:
- the rplL gene encoding 50S ribosomal protein L7/L12 gives MTKEEIMQAIENMSVLELSELVKALEEKFGVSAAAPVAVAAAPAAGAAAAEEKSEFDVILANAGASKINVIKVVREATGLGLKEAKELVDGAPKAIKEKVAKADADALKAKLEEAGATVEVK, from the coding sequence ATGACTAAAGAAGAAATTATGCAAGCCATTGAGAACATGAGCGTTCTCGAACTGTCCGAGCTGGTGAAAGCTCTGGAAGAAAAATTCGGTGTTAGCGCTGCTGCTCCCGTAGCTGTTGCTGCTGCTCCGGCTGCCGGCGCTGCCGCTGCTGAAGAAAAAAGCGAATTTGACGTAATTTTGGCTAACGCTGGCGCTAGCAAAATCAACGTAATTAAAGTAGTTCGCGAAGCTACCGGCCTGGGCTTGAAAGAAGCCAAAGAACTGGTTGACGGTGCTCCGAAAGCCATCAAAGAAAAAGTTGCTAAAGCTGACGCTGACGCTCTGAAAGCTAAGCTTGAAGAAGCTGGCGCTACTGTTGAAGTAAAGTAA